From Salminus brasiliensis chromosome 12, fSalBra1.hap2, whole genome shotgun sequence:
AtcacttatttattaattttttattattttttcaaatgATGTTTTCCAGTGACTCTACCCACTCCAACCATCTCTCTCAGTCCCACCAGAGAGGTCACATGGGGACAGAGGGTTGACATCACCTGCTCTGTAGAAACTCAGTTCACTGGAGGAAACttcactctgaaaacaggttcTGGGTCTGTTAGAGAGACAAAGAGGGGAACCTCCGTCACCTTCAGTTTAATTAAAGTGGACTTTGTTGATGCTGGGTCTTACTACTGCCAGCACCAGACACGAGTCTCAAACCGTGATTTCAGCTCTCCACAGAGCAGCTCTGTTAATTTCTCTGTTAAAGGTAAGACGAATCGGTTTGGAATTGTTTATGTGAATTCTGAGTTATTGCAGACCAATAGTTGATGGCCATTAAGCCAGTCGTAATGGAGAAGTTCATTTTCTCCATTAACAGTTTTCTTGGTTAATCGTTAAAGATGGGCTTATGAAGATAATCAACGTAGGCTCCTAAAGCCACATATGATGCACAGACAAAACACGTGTAGCGCAAACTCGACTAACCATACGCTGACGACTGTAAAAACCAGAGTCTTTAAAGAGGGTAATAAAGAGGGTAATTTGGTCCATGTCAAAACCAGCAAGACACATCAGATACATAGGAAAGTCATAAATGTAGTCGGAAAGTCGAGCGGAGGTCAAgaccagtggtggctcagtggttagagcgctgggctatcgataacagtgttgtgggtttgtttcccgggctcggcaaactgccactgttgtaAGCCAGTCGTAATGGAGAAGTTCCGCTTCTCCATTAACAGTTTGCTGTTGGGCTGTTCAGTtaactgttgggcccttgagcaaggccctttaccctctctgctcccctggcgctagagttggctgcccaccgctctgggtgtgtgtgtactcactgccactagttcatgtgtgtgtgtgttcactaccacagatgggttaaatgcggaggacacatttcgctgtgcaatgtaaactgtacagtgacaaatacatgcacctttacctttttaccatAAGCAAACAGAATCAAAAACAACGAAGCAAAAAGGCTAGGCAAAAAGCAAGAAAACGGTAGACAAAAAACAGGACGAATACACGGTAAGGCAAAGATACAAGAACGCTCATTATGCTAATAAAAACGATGGCAATACTTCACAAGGAAACAAACACAAAGAGAAGTTTAAATACAAAACGAAGAAACAAACACAGGTGAGGTCATTAGTATTTAGGTGACTTTGAGCATGGGAACGATTCATGATTGACGTTCAAGAGCACTGAAATCTGTGGAACAGACGTCAGTAAACAGCATGCTTTGTGTCCACTTGTCTTTTTAGAAGGAAGGGTCACTGCAAATCAATACACAGTGGTTCTGAGTGATGACCTTTATCATAGAATTAAGCAGTTCTATCCAGATGTGTGTGGTCTCTTCAAGCACACGTGCATGAGGGGGTCACTGAATAGTATGATGAGTATGAAAATGATTGTAAATAATACGCTATGATATTATATGCTATGGTCCTGTCAGGCACCAGTAAGGGATTTCAGAGCAGTGTGTCAGACAGTGCTCCCCACCACCTCCAATATTTTTAGAGAGACTTGCAGAATCAATGTTAAGGTGGAATTACACTGTTGTGGGGGCTCGTTGTGGGCCAGAACCTTACTAACACACTTTATGTTACTTTATGTTGAAGCTCTCTTTACTTTATCCCTCACTTAACAAAGCTATCCTTTTCCAGTGACTCTACCCACTCCACGCATCTCTCTCAGTCCCACCAGAGAGGTCACATGGGGACAGAGGGTTGACATCACCTGCTCTGTAGGAACTCAGTTCACTGGAGGAACCttcactctgaaaacaggttcTGGGTCTGTTAGAGAGACAAAGAGGGGGACCGCCGTCACCTTCAGTTTAATTAAAGTGGACTTTGTTGATGCTGGGTCTTACTACTGCCAGTACCAGACACGAGTCTCCACTCGTGATTTCAGCTCTCCACAGAGCAGCTCTGTTAATTTCTCTGTTAAAGGTAAGACGAATCGGTTTGGAATTGTTTATGTGAATTCTGAGTTATTGCAGACCAATAGTTGATGGCCATTAAGCCAGTCGTAATGGAGAAGTTAATTTTCTCCATTAACAGTTTTCTTGGTTAATCGTTAAAGATGGGCTTATGAAGATAATCAACGTAGGCTCCTTAAGCCACATATGATGCACAGACAAAACACGTGTAGCGCAAACTCGACTAACCATATGCTGACGACTGTAAAAACCAGAGTCTTTAAAGAGGGTAATAAAGAGGGTAATTTGGTCCATGTCAAAACCAGCAAGACACATCAGATACATAGGAAAGTCATAAATGTAGTCGGAAAGTCGAGCGGAGGTCAAgaccagtggtggctcagtggttagagcgctgggctatcgataacagtgttgtgggtttgtttcccgggctcggcaaactgccactgttgtaAGCCAGTCGTAATGGAGAAGTTCCGCTTCTCCATTAACAGTTTGCTGTTGGGCTGTTCAGTtaactgttgggcccttgagcaaggccctttaccctctctgctcccctggcgctagagttggctgcccaccgctctgggtgtgtgtgtactcactgccactagttcatgtgtgtgtgtgttcactaccacagatgggttaaatgcggaggacacatttcgctgtgcaatgtaaactgtacagtgacaaatacatgcacctttacctttttaccatAAGCAAACAGAATCAAAAACAACGAAGCAAAAAGGCTAGGCAAAAAGCAAGAAAACGGTAGACAAAAAACAGGACGAATACACGGTAAGGCAAAGATACAAGAACGCTCGTTATGCTAATAAAAACGATGGCAATACTTCACAAGGAAACAAACACAAAGAGAAGTTTAAATACAAAACGAAGAAACAAACACAGGTGAGGTCATTAGTATTTAGGTGACTTTGAGCATGGGAACGATTcatgattcattcattcatgttaAAGAGACAAAGAGGGGAACCTCTGTCACCTTCAGTTTACTTAAAGTGGACTTTGTTGATGAGGGGTCTTACTACTGCCAGTACCAGACACGAGTCTCCACTCGTGATTTCAGCTCTCCACAGAGCAGCTCTGTTAATTTCTCTGTTAAAGGTAAGACGAATCGGTTTGGAATTGTTTATGTGAATTCTGAGTTATTGCAGACCAATAGTTGATGGCCATTAAGACAGTCGTAATGGAGAAGTTCATTTTCTCCATTAACAGTTTTCTTGGTTAATTGTTAAAGATGGGCTAATGAAGATAATCAACTTTCTTTATTCCTCACTTAACAAAAATATCCTTTTCCAGTGACTCTACCCACTCCACGCATCTCTCTCAGTCCCACCAGAGAGGTCACATGGGGACAGAGGGTTGACATCACCTGCTCTGTAGGAACTCAGTTCACAGGAGGAACCttcactctgaaaacaggttcTGGGTCTGTTAGAGAGACAAAGAGGGGAACCTCTGTCACCTTTAGTTTACTTAAAGTGGACTTTGTTGATGCTGGGTCTTACTACTGCCAGTACCAGACACGAGTCTCCACTCGAGATTTCAGCTCTCCACGGAGCAGCTCTGTTGGTTTCTTGGTTGTGGGTAAGGTACAGCTTGTCTGGAGTTTCTGGACCCAGTTCCTGATTGTCAGTTTGCAATTGATGAGTTCTTCTTGTTTTCCAGTGAATTTGCTGCAGCCCAATATCTCCTTCAGTGCTCCTGATGGGGGGTTCCACTGGGGGCCTCAGGACCTAGAGGTGACCAGGGGCTACAGCTTCTCCATCATCTGCTCCATTCAACCCCAGTATCCAGGAGGTTCCTTCCACCTGGAGTTCAGTGGATCCAATATCACCAGAACTCAGTCAGCTGTTAACCACTCAA
This genomic window contains:
- the LOC140574040 gene encoding uncharacterized protein, producing the protein YPFPVTLPTPRISLSPTREVTWGQRVDITCSVGTQFTGGTFTLKTGSGSVRETKRGTSVTFSLLKVDFVDAGSYYCQYQTRVSTRDFSSPRSSSVGFLVVVNLLQPNISFSAPDGGFHWGPQDLEVTRGYSFSIICSIQPQYPGGSFHLEFSGSNITRTQSAVNHSTTFSFPQADYVHQGNYSCVYEVTVSSRSFRSSNTELLAVTVKASLAPFIGSGVGIGLLLILVPIIICFIKRCKKQKQQMDVKMVNRQCTRNTYETAHGKNEMDEDNEVYENADFFKHREDSDDSDEDYINVDAIVEKKPEDNDYTSEQMYANCTGQYRDHFNVSQ